One Aneurinibacillus migulanus genomic region harbors:
- a CDS encoding 2-keto-4-pentenoate hydratase, with amino-acid sequence MVGILEQYAGELAQAEKERTPIAALTERSPSLTVEEAYRIQLLGIQEKTKAGQRIIGKKIGLTSHAMQHLLGVDQPDYGHLLDSMAVENGSTIISNRILQAKVEGEIAFILKKDLQGPNVTLLDVLQATDYVLPAIEIVDSRIADWKIKLPDTIADNASSGLYVLGGKPVRIEDIDLELAGMVLYRNGQMINTGVGAAALGHPATCVAWLANKLSEFGIGLKAGEVILSGALSAAVPVQPGDHFSVRIAHLGEVNVNFAMDNA; translated from the coding sequence ATGGTAGGAATACTCGAACAGTATGCAGGGGAACTGGCGCAGGCGGAAAAGGAACGGACACCGATCGCAGCTCTTACAGAACGTTCCCCTTCCTTAACTGTTGAAGAAGCATACCGAATTCAGCTGCTAGGCATTCAAGAAAAAACAAAGGCTGGTCAGCGTATTATCGGAAAGAAAATCGGACTTACTTCACATGCAATGCAGCACCTATTGGGTGTAGACCAACCGGACTATGGCCATTTATTGGACAGTATGGCAGTGGAAAACGGCAGCACTATCATATCGAACCGTATTTTACAAGCAAAGGTCGAGGGGGAGATAGCGTTTATTCTGAAGAAAGACTTGCAAGGGCCGAATGTTACGCTGCTGGACGTTCTGCAAGCCACTGATTATGTGCTGCCGGCAATCGAGATTGTCGATAGTCGGATTGCAGATTGGAAAATCAAGCTTCCGGATACGATTGCTGATAATGCATCTTCCGGGCTGTATGTGCTGGGCGGAAAGCCAGTACGGATAGAAGATATCGATTTGGAGCTTGCAGGGATGGTACTGTATCGTAACGGACAGATGATTAATACAGGAGTGGGAGCGGCAGCGCTTGGTCATCCAGCCACTTGTGTAGCCTGGTTGGCCAATAAGCTTTCTGAATTTGGTATTGGTCTTAAGGCTGGTGAAGTCATTCTATCCGGTGCGTTATCCGCTGCCGTACCTGTCCAGCCCGGAGACCACTTTAGCGTTCGAATTGCTCATCTTGGCGAGGTTAATGTGAACTTCGCCATGGACAATGCCTGA
- a CDS encoding acetaldehyde dehydrogenase (acetylating), translated as MQKVKVAILGSGNIGTDLLMKIQRSDILELTTMIGIDPLSDGLQRAHEMGVEAIDTGVDGFLERPELADIVFDATSAKAHVVHAKKLKAAGKITIDLTPAAIGPFVVPPVNLGEHLDECNVNLITCGGQATIPIVHAIHRVSPVAYAEIVATISSRSAGPGTRANIDEFTRTTSRGLELIGGAKKGKAIIILNPAEPPILMRDTVYALVDENFVNEDAITKSICDMVAEVQSYVPGYKMKGKPIFERNKVTVFLQVEGIGDYLPAYSGNLDIMTASAVKVAEQFARHLHARITV; from the coding sequence ATGCAAAAAGTAAAAGTGGCTATTCTTGGCTCAGGAAATATAGGTACGGATTTATTAATGAAGATACAGCGTTCAGACATTCTTGAACTAACGACAATGATAGGGATTGATCCGCTATCCGACGGATTACAGCGTGCTCACGAAATGGGAGTAGAAGCCATTGATACAGGGGTGGATGGATTTCTTGAACGTCCAGAATTAGCTGATATTGTATTTGACGCTACCTCAGCCAAAGCGCATGTTGTGCATGCCAAGAAGCTAAAAGCTGCAGGGAAAATCACGATTGATCTTACACCGGCTGCAATCGGTCCGTTTGTTGTACCGCCCGTGAATTTGGGTGAGCATTTGGATGAATGTAATGTCAACTTGATCACATGTGGGGGACAGGCAACCATTCCAATTGTTCATGCGATTCACCGGGTAAGCCCAGTAGCGTACGCCGAAATTGTAGCTACTATCTCAAGTCGTAGTGCGGGACCTGGAACCCGTGCAAACATTGATGAATTTACTCGTACAACTTCACGCGGTCTTGAATTGATTGGTGGTGCTAAAAAAGGCAAGGCCATTATTATTCTAAACCCGGCAGAGCCTCCAATCCTTATGCGAGATACGGTGTATGCGCTAGTCGATGAAAATTTTGTGAACGAAGACGCGATTACGAAGTCTATTTGCGACATGGTTGCTGAAGTCCAGTCGTATGTACCTGGATATAAAATGAAAGGCAAGCCTATATTTGAACGAAATAAAGTAACTGTATTTCTTCAAGTAGAAGGTATCGGAGATTATCTACCTGCTTATTCCGGTAATTTAGACATCATGACAGCCTCTGCTGTGAAAGTGGCAGAGCAATTTGCCCGTCATCTGCATGCACGTATAACCGTTTAG